One Capsicum annuum cultivar UCD-10X-F1 chromosome 2, UCD10Xv1.1, whole genome shotgun sequence genomic window carries:
- the LOC107860923 gene encoding alanine aminotransferase 2, mitochondrial-like isoform X2 codes for MIREAPIFSVRSSNSDSIERAFQILDQIPGRATSAYSHSQGIKGLRDTIAFGIKAHDGFPADPNDIFLTDGASPAVPYYLDEETGWGFEVLKLENQLKTAKSKGINIRALFVINLGNPTRQECML; via the exons ATGATTCGAGAAGCCCCCATCTTCTCAGTAAGGTCTTCCAATTCAG ATTCAATAGAACGAGCTTTCCAGATTCTAGACCAAATTCCTGGTAGAGCAACAAGTGCATACAGCCACAGTCAG GGCATCAAAGGATTACGTGATACAATtgcatttggtatcaaagctcatgATGGATTCCCTGCTGATCCAAATGATATTTTCTTGACTGATGGTGCAAGCCCTGCA GTTCCTTATTATCTTGATGAGGAAACAGGATGGGGATTTGAGGTCTTAAAGCTTGAGAATCAGCTGAAAACTGCAAAATCCAAGGGTATTAACATTAGGGCTTTGTTTGTGATCAATCTAGGCAATCCAACTAGGCAG
- the LOC107860923 gene encoding alanine aminotransferase 2, mitochondrial-like isoform X1, giving the protein MIREAPIFSVRSSNSDSIERAFQILDQIPGRATSAYSHSQGIKGLRDTIAFGIKAHDGFPADPNDIFLTDGASPAVPYYLDEETGWGFEVLKLENQLKTAKSKGINIRALFVINLGNPTRQVLVEANQREIVELCKKEGLVLLGDEVYQENVYVPEKQFHSFKKVVCSI; this is encoded by the exons ATGATTCGAGAAGCCCCCATCTTCTCAGTAAGGTCTTCCAATTCAG ATTCAATAGAACGAGCTTTCCAGATTCTAGACCAAATTCCTGGTAGAGCAACAAGTGCATACAGCCACAGTCAG GGCATCAAAGGATTACGTGATACAATtgcatttggtatcaaagctcatgATGGATTCCCTGCTGATCCAAATGATATTTTCTTGACTGATGGTGCAAGCCCTGCA GTTCCTTATTATCTTGATGAGGAAACAGGATGGGGATTTGAGGTCTTAAAGCTTGAGAATCAGCTGAAAACTGCAAAATCCAAGGGTATTAACATTAGGGCTTTGTTTGTGATCAATCTAGGCAATCCAACTAGGCAG GTTCTTGTTGAGGCCAACCAACGAGAAATTGTGGAATTATGCAAGAAAGAAGGCCTTGTTCTTCTGGGAGATGAA GTGTATCAAGAAAATGTTTATGTGCCTGAGAAGCAGTTCCACTCATTTAAGAAAGTTGTGTGCTCCATCTGA